The following proteins are encoded in a genomic region of Thermodesulfatator atlanticus DSM 21156:
- a CDS encoding 2-isopropylmalate synthase, which translates to MISRVYIFDTTLRDGEQSPGVSLTVEDKKEIARALERLQVDVIEAGFPVASPGDFEGVKAIAETVRDVQVAALARANEKDIDTAWEAIKNAAAPRIHTFIATSDIHLQYKLRKTREQVLELAVQAVKHAKKYTPFVEFSAEDATRSNWDYLAQVVVEVIKAGAVTVNIPDTVGYTVPQEYYELISYLVEALKQADLYDRFASGEVCFSVHCHNDLGLAVANSLSALLAGARQVECTINGIGERAGNAALEEIVMALKIRRDFFEKTLGTPLETRIDTTQIVPTSQLVSKLTGMMVQPNKAIVGANAFAHESGIHQHGVIMHRGTYEIMDPKEVGWTGSAIVLGKHSGRHAVKFKLESRGWKLSPEDLAKIFERFRQEIKDVLRTVHDEYLEGVVLDEFLEEQYRYKVRAAYVSSLYGAPLKPLAQVEILDQEKDTRTAFTVGVGSIDAAFKAIAKALGYNFMGTAENKPSTEKDLRLIDFHIDAVGKGTESLGVCGVVLEDYQGKRVAGLGKDYDIVAAGLKALVNALNRLEAYRTKGEELKAELAKKAVT; encoded by the coding sequence ATGATTTCCCGTGTTTATATATTTGATACAACCTTGCGTGACGGAGAACAGTCTCCAGGCGTATCGTTGACCGTAGAGGATAAAAAAGAAATAGCGCGCGCCCTTGAACGCCTGCAAGTTGATGTTATTGAAGCGGGCTTTCCTGTGGCCTCACCAGGAGACTTTGAGGGTGTCAAAGCAATAGCAGAGACTGTGAGAGATGTTCAGGTGGCCGCCCTTGCTCGCGCCAATGAAAAAGACATCGACACCGCCTGGGAAGCCATTAAAAATGCAGCGGCACCACGAATTCATACTTTTATCGCAACCTCTGATATTCATCTTCAATACAAATTGCGCAAAACCCGTGAGCAGGTTCTTGAGCTTGCAGTCCAGGCGGTAAAACATGCCAAAAAATACACCCCTTTTGTTGAATTTTCCGCAGAAGACGCCACCAGAAGCAACTGGGATTATCTGGCCCAGGTGGTTGTCGAGGTGATAAAGGCAGGGGCTGTTACGGTCAATATCCCGGATACCGTGGGATATACCGTGCCCCAGGAGTATTATGAACTTATTTCTTATCTGGTAGAAGCCCTTAAACAGGCAGATCTTTACGATCGCTTTGCAAGCGGCGAGGTTTGTTTTAGCGTGCACTGTCACAATGATTTGGGTCTGGCTGTGGCAAATTCCCTTTCAGCGCTGCTTGCCGGGGCACGCCAGGTGGAATGCACCATAAACGGCATCGGAGAAAGAGCAGGCAATGCAGCCCTTGAAGAAATTGTCATGGCCCTTAAGATAAGGCGCGACTTTTTTGAAAAAACACTCGGCACCCCCCTTGAAACCAGAATAGACACCACGCAAATAGTGCCTACCAGCCAGTTAGTTTCAAAGCTCACGGGCATGATGGTGCAGCCTAACAAGGCTATCGTGGGGGCTAACGCCTTTGCTCATGAATCAGGTATCCACCAGCACGGTGTCATTATGCATCGGGGCACTTACGAAATCATGGACCCCAAAGAAGTCGGCTGGACAGGAAGCGCCATTGTGCTTGGCAAACACTCCGGGCGTCATGCGGTGAAATTCAAGCTGGAAAGCCGCGGCTGGAAGCTTTCTCCCGAAGACCTGGCCAAAATTTTTGAACGTTTCCGTCAGGAAATAAAAGACGTTTTGCGCACGGTTCATGATGAATACTTAGAAGGAGTGGTGCTTGATGAATTTCTTGAGGAGCAATACCGCTACAAAGTAAGAGCAGCATACGTCTCAAGTCTGTATGGCGCTCCTTTAAAACCCCTGGCCCAGGTAGAAATCCTTGACCAGGAAAAAGACACGCGCACGGCCTTTACCGTAGGCGTTGGTTCAATCGATGCTGCTTTCAAGGCGATAGCCAAAGCATTAGGCTACAATTTTATGGGTACCGCTGAAAATAAACCCTCTACCGAAAAAGACTTGCGGCTCATCGATTTTCACATAGATGCCGTGGGCAAGGGCACGGAATCCCTGGGGGTTTGTGGCGTGGTGCTTGAGGATTATCAGGGCAAACGTGTGGCAGGCCTTGGAAAAGATTATGACATTGTCGCCGCTGGCCTAAAAGCTCTGGTGAACGCCTTAAACCGGCTGGAAGCATATCGCACCAAGGGTGAAGAACTTAAGGCCGAGCTAGCTAAAAAAGCGGTTACCTAA
- the pssA gene encoding CDP-diacylglycerol--serine O-phosphatidyltransferase translates to MAEKINKRKKKKDKRNRIYLLPNLFTTGNLFCGFFGLIAAIEGHYAKAAIAILFAMIFDILDGRIARFTGATSRFGIEYDSLCDLVSFGVAPAILVFTFALESYGRYGWLAAFLYVACAALRLAKFNVQAAREPNYFSGLPSPGAAGLMASTVLFSLWIGLEQPVKHIAILLMVYIVSYLMVSNAPYPSFKKLTFAERHPFYSLVFFVLFLTVIAAEPHVTLFVGFLLYATSGPFLLALRARRGQKVPVSSEIQ, encoded by the coding sequence ATGGCAGAAAAAATAAACAAGCGCAAAAAAAAGAAGGATAAAAGAAATCGCATTTATCTTTTGCCCAACCTTTTTACCACGGGCAATCTGTTTTGCGGTTTTTTTGGCCTTATAGCCGCCATTGAAGGCCATTATGCCAAAGCGGCCATTGCTATTCTTTTTGCCATGATTTTTGATATTTTAGACGGGCGTATTGCCCGCTTTACCGGAGCTACCAGCCGCTTTGGCATAGAGTATGACTCCCTTTGTGATCTGGTATCTTTTGGAGTTGCACCAGCCATTCTGGTTTTTACGTTTGCTTTAGAAAGCTACGGCCGATATGGATGGCTGGCGGCCTTTTTGTACGTGGCTTGTGCTGCGCTTAGGCTTGCCAAATTTAATGTCCAGGCCGCCAGGGAGCCCAATTATTTTTCAGGGCTTCCCAGCCCAGGAGCAGCGGGCCTTATGGCCTCTACCGTGCTTTTTTCTCTGTGGATAGGGCTTGAACAGCCGGTGAAGCATATTGCTATTTTGCTCATGGTGTATATAGTTTCATATTTGATGGTCAGTAACGCACCGTATCCCTCATTTAAAAAACTTACTTTTGCCGAGCGGCATCCTTTTTATTCGCTGGTGTTTTTTGTATTGTTCTTAACAGTGATTGCCGCAGAACCCCACGTAACCCTTTTTGTGGGCTTCTTACTATACGCCACCTCTGGCCCCTTCCTCCTTGCCCTCCGCGCTAGGCGGGGGCAGAAGGTTCCAGTATCATCAGAAATTCAATAA
- a CDS encoding phosphatidylserine decarboxylase — translation MVINKEGLPYVFGPGLLGAVVGHFTKRKDLLYGGLLASLACAWFFRDPDRYPPFDRELVISPADGRIVAIKKVKEEKFLEQEAYQIGIFMNVFDVHVNRAPVTGRIVKTWHEPGKFLPADKDEAFEQNEKRYFAIERLDGTPLLVVQVAGLLARRTVPFVREGDEVLASERIGMIKFGSRVDIFIPEDKARVLVNMGHKVRAGESPLVLYPWQKK, via the coding sequence ATGGTGATTAATAAAGAGGGGCTACCTTACGTATTTGGGCCAGGGCTTTTAGGCGCTGTAGTCGGGCACTTTACCAAAAGAAAAGACTTACTTTACGGAGGCCTTTTAGCTTCTTTGGCGTGTGCCTGGTTTTTCCGTGATCCTGATCGCTATCCGCCCTTTGACCGGGAGCTGGTTATCTCTCCGGCAGACGGGCGCATCGTGGCCATCAAAAAAGTAAAAGAAGAAAAATTTCTGGAACAAGAAGCCTATCAAATCGGCATTTTTATGAATGTCTTTGACGTTCACGTAAACCGTGCGCCGGTTACCGGACGCATTGTCAAAACCTGGCATGAACCCGGGAAGTTTCTTCCTGCTGATAAAGACGAAGCCTTTGAACAGAACGAAAAGCGCTATTTTGCTATTGAGCGCCTTGATGGTACACCTTTGCTGGTGGTACAGGTGGCAGGGCTTCTTGCCAGGCGAACGGTTCCTTTTGTGCGCGAGGGGGACGAAGTCCTTGCCAGCGAGCGCATTGGTATGATTAAGTTTGGCTCCCGAGTTGATATCTTCATCCCGGAAGATAAAGCACGTGTGTTGGTAAATATGGGTCATAAAGTACGGGCAGGGGAATCACCTTTGGTGTTATATCCATGGCAGAAAAAATAA
- a CDS encoding Hpt domain-containing protein, protein MFYFSDYRIMEKKLVWDKESFFEELEHDRGEIKDLLEVYLSSSKKLLADIERALASGDLDLARRSAHALKGASATIFLESVRVLALNLEKASDLEEANDLLFELKEQLNEFWQKITSGDYGD, encoded by the coding sequence ATGTTCTATTTTTCCGATTACAGGATTATGGAAAAGAAGCTAGTATGGGATAAAGAAAGTTTTTTTGAAGAGCTTGAGCATGACAGGGGAGAAATAAAAGACCTCCTGGAAGTATATCTTTCTTCCTCAAAAAAACTCCTTGCAGATATTGAAAGGGCTTTAGCTTCAGGGGATCTTGATTTGGCACGGAGAAGTGCCCACGCTTTAAAAGGAGCAAGTGCAACGATTTTTCTTGAAAGTGTTAGGGTTTTGGCTTTAAATCTAGAGAAGGCTTCAGACCTTGAAGAAGCAAATGATTTGTTATTTGAACTAAAAGAACAACTAAATGAATTTTGGCAAAAGATAACCTCAGGAGATTATGGTGATTAA
- a CDS encoding DUF2283 domain-containing protein has product MKIQYFPEDDILYIDLAEKNSVESEEVASGIVVDFDENGFPVGIEISNASKIISLEQLEISNFPLADLILKKAA; this is encoded by the coding sequence ATGAAAATTCAATATTTCCCGGAAGACGATATTTTGTACATAGATTTGGCAGAAAAAAATAGCGTTGAATCAGAAGAAGTTGCCTCTGGAATCGTGGTTGATTTTGATGAAAACGGCTTTCCAGTAGGTATTGAAATTAGCAATGCGAGCAAGATTATCAGCCTCGAACAACTTGAAATATCAAACTTCCCTCTTGCCGATCTAATTTTGAAAAAAGCCGCTTAA
- the mnmA gene encoding tRNA 2-thiouridine(34) synthase MnmA, whose protein sequence is MIAVALSGGVDSTFCAYLLRRSGKDIFGLFALLSQNDPEKEIARIKEICRALKIDLKIADLRKPFQEKIIAYFKDSYRKGLTPNPCIICNREIKFGLLLEKAKELGAEKLATGHYARVLFNEKNGCYELYKGKDPSKEQSYFLAILRQDQLAQSIFPLGDWRKEDVIKEVVKLGLFNLTSPESQEICFVKGDYRELFKAEDFPPGEIVTVDGRIVGRHKGLFAYTIGQRRGLGVRLGRPYYVVALDPEKNRVIIGPKKALKKQALKIEKVHFICEAYRQSEFDALVRIRYRHKETPAKVFLRDNDAAEVVFKTPQQAITPGQFAVFYQGDKVLGGGEIVSAYETKSEN, encoded by the coding sequence ATGATTGCCGTAGCTTTGAGCGGGGGGGTAGATAGCACTTTTTGTGCTTATCTGTTGCGAAGGTCAGGCAAAGATATTTTTGGCCTTTTTGCCTTGCTTTCCCAAAATGACCCCGAAAAAGAAATTGCGCGGATAAAAGAAATTTGTCGCGCTTTAAAAATCGATTTGAAAATAGCTGACCTGCGCAAGCCTTTTCAGGAAAAAATAATCGCTTATTTCAAAGATTCTTACCGCAAAGGTTTAACCCCTAATCCATGTATTATCTGCAATCGAGAGATTAAGTTTGGTCTTTTACTTGAAAAGGCTAAAGAACTTGGTGCTGAAAAACTTGCCACGGGTCATTATGCTCGCGTGCTCTTCAATGAAAAAAATGGCTGCTACGAACTTTATAAAGGTAAAGACCCAAGCAAAGAACAATCTTATTTTTTGGCTATTTTACGGCAAGACCAATTAGCCCAAAGCATTTTTCCTCTAGGGGATTGGCGGAAAGAGGACGTAATTAAAGAAGTTGTAAAATTGGGTCTTTTTAATCTTACTTCTCCTGAAAGTCAGGAAATTTGTTTTGTGAAGGGCGATTACCGGGAACTCTTTAAAGCAGAGGATTTTCCTCCGGGAGAGATTGTCACGGTGGATGGCCGGATAGTTGGCAGACACAAAGGCTTATTTGCCTATACCATTGGCCAACGAAGAGGCCTTGGGGTGCGTTTGGGTAGGCCTTACTATGTAGTGGCCCTTGATCCTGAAAAGAATCGTGTCATTATCGGCCCGAAAAAAGCCTTAAAAAAACAAGCGCTAAAAATAGAAAAAGTACACTTCATTTGTGAGGCATATCGCCAAAGCGAATTTGATGCCTTGGTGCGCATTCGCTACCGTCACAAAGAGACTCCTGCTAAGGTCTTTCTTCGGGATAACGATGCTGCTGAAGTTGTCTTCAAAACTCCCCAGCAGGCCATCACCCCTGGGCAGTTTGCGGTGTTTTATCAAGGAGACAAGGTTTTAGGCGGCGGTGAAATCGTTTCTGCTTATGAAACTAAGTCTGAAAATTAA
- a CDS encoding NIL domain-containing protein, whose protein sequence is MYKKILVLRFPADVVDQPIVYRLVKDFDLSFNILKATILPGKEGLMVMELSGHPAQFNKGLAFLRELGVEIKTISQEIRKNEEKCIHCGFCTAVCPTQALYVDRETMEVKFNPERCTGCELCMPACIVRAMEAYFHRELAELG, encoded by the coding sequence GTAGTGGATCAGCCCATTGTGTATCGTCTAGTAAAGGATTTTGATCTTTCTTTTAACATTCTCAAGGCCACCATTCTTCCTGGCAAAGAGGGCTTGATGGTGATGGAGCTTTCAGGCCATCCCGCCCAGTTCAACAAGGGCCTTGCATTTCTGCGTGAACTCGGCGTGGAGATAAAGACCATCAGCCAGGAAATTCGTAAAAACGAAGAAAAATGCATTCACTGTGGCTTTTGCACCGCAGTTTGTCCTACCCAGGCCCTTTATGTGGACCGTGAGACCATGGAAGTGAAGTTCAATCCTGAGCGCTGTACAGGTTGTGAACTTTGTATGCCCGCCTGTATTGTCCGCGCCATGGAGGCCTATTTCCACCGGGAGCTAGCAGAACTTGGCTAA